From Corvus moneduloides isolate bCorMon1 chromosome 9, bCorMon1.pri, whole genome shotgun sequence:
caagaatttattttcaagttttcttctcttttgctaAGTGTGAAAGAAAAGGTGTGGCAAAGTGATAATTTTGTATCAGATAGGCTCCTGTTTATTTGAAGTTAGgttgtttttagaaaaacacaTGGATTGTCTGTCATCCTTTGACTGtaatttgcaatttttaaaataagtttatcTGTGATTTCCTATTAAGCAAAACATGccagttttcctttgtttagGGAGGCATCCAACCTTGCAGCTTCTCTGCCTTCTAGTCCAGCAGAAGAATCCCTTTCTCAGCAGCAAACCCTTCCACACACTGAATTCTAGTTTCCTAACAGCTTTAGGGCAATGGAGCCCAAATCCTGAGCTGGTATGAATTACACAGCCTCTAGCTGGGGCAGTGGAGCATAATAATCTTGGCTGAGAGTAGTTTAAACTTTTGGTATCCATCTTTCTCAGACTAAAGTAATCTCTAAGAACTAAATGCAAATCATCATTCAAAGCATGCCCTCATGTGAAAATGTTAATTGTAGACACTgggaaacaaatttttaaagttaGTGAAGAAGGTGTAGAACCCATTCTAAAAATATTGGCCAAtgtgagaagcagagaagtcAAGAGAGCCAAGGGGCCAAACTTGTGATAATCTTCAGGGGGCTTATCTGAACCAAGTGTCCCTCTGACAATcctttaataaattaaaaaagaagtacAACCCATATTAATTTTGTTAGTCTGATCCTCCTTCAGATCTTGACCAGACGTTTATCTGATATGTGTCTGCaaattagcaaaaataaaattcaaaaaataaCAATTCTTTTAGGAAATAATAGAAACCCTTTTAGCTCAgtactaaagaaaacaaaaaaatggatACAACATGGATAGCTTCAAGTTTCGTCGAGGCAATTTTGTATTGTCATTCAAAATGTtataaaattcagcaaaatgGCTAACTGATACAAGAATTACAAGAATTTTATGTCAACAtacatgaagagaaaaagcatttaaaaacttGCTGTACATTTTCAGATTTCCCAGAATGgattattttaatcaaaattaatATGGGCATTCATGCCCTGTTTTTCCTGTTATATCACTTTTACACTGACATTTAATTAAGTTCAATGGAGTTATTTCTAATTTACAATATAGCATGTAAGAAGGATCAGATCCTGAGACTTTAATGTACCTAACATCACAATATAAATAAGCATCCTTCACTGTGAATCAGAAACCTCTAAAATAGATAGAGAGCTTAGTACAGGAGTATCAAAATGTTAGGTAGGAGGGGCTTAGTACTTTTggtctttaaaaacaaaacaaacccaccaaaaaacccaaaatggcaacaacaaaacccaaacttcTACAATATTGTACATATTTGTATTAAGCTTTCTGGATTACTTCTTGGTATGCAGTTTTAATATCCTTCTCTCTTTGACAAGGTCAGGTCTGCTTTCTCTTTAAGGCAGCTCAAGAGATTCAAGTTATAGCTAATTGGTTTGATTATTTGTTCTGTAACCTCTAGTTCCCTATGACTTTTTCCAAGACCATTTTCAATTAAATGAGCCAAACTAATAAAGCTTATACTGGGCTTTTGGTGAGACCTGTCAGAATGTCTTGACAAATTAAGTGTTCCACGTACTAGGTTGCTTTCAGACCAAATGCAACTGCAGAgttaatgctgtttttcttttaaggtaTATCGTTTGTCTGTACAGAACCATtgattttcacaggaaaaaaaactacaaccaaacaaaaaatatttatttttctacactATCCATACAGGCTGGTCCCTAAAGattaaatgtgtgtgtatatatatatatatgtgtatatatatatatatatgtatgcatcCAACATTGTAACTTTAATCTTTTTCTTATCCACTTCCCTATTTGATTAAACTACACTGCCTTATACAAGAAGTCCACCTGTAATTGGGATAGAAATATCCTTACAGGGTACAAACatttctagtttaaaaaaatggattaaGAAAACCTGAACTTTTCCCTTAAGCTGAGCCATCATTATCAAGCATGATCATAACAGAGAATTGTTAAAACAAGACAGGTGTAACTGGTGTTTTGATTTAGACTTTACAATTATTATAAATGGCATGACTGCCCtttataagaaaacaaaaaataaagctcCCTTGTCACACCCTGCCCCACGTTTGACAGTGGGATGTGGTGTTGACTTGTTTCAGGAAACCTGTTTTCTCTTTGGCTTCGAAAGACCTACATTTGTACTTGTTTTTATAAAACTGTCACTCTGAAGTAAAGCCCAGCAATTATTCCATTATCTAGAACAATGAATGGTTGGGATATGCAAAATggtaggaggaaaaaaggggaggagaaaagTGCTTCAAGCAGCAAGTTAACACCTTCCGGAAGGGACTGAGTACCTTCCAATTGACCTTAGTTCATCTGCACCATTCTTCCTAGCACTTGCTTTTCCCACACCACAGTACAAAGCCTTTTCTGTGACGTCATCCCCTGCTAATCACGTGCGCTATCCCGCGAGTTCCTGCGGAGGCTTCTGAGTTTTGGGTCTGGAATTTCCCCGGAGTACGGGATGGGGGAAAACCCGGACTGGATTTTTCCCGGAGTACGGAATGGGGGAAAACCCGGACTGGATTTTTCCCGGAGTACGGAATGGATTCAGGGGAAAACCCGGACTGGATTTTTCCCGGAGTACGGAATGGATTCAGGGGAAAACCCGGACTGGATTTTTCCCGGAGTACGGAATGGATTCAGGGGAAAACCCGGACTGGATTTTTCCCGGAGTACGGAATGGACTCGGGGGAAAACCCGGACTGGATTTTTCCCGGAGTACGGAATGGACTCGGGAGAAAACCCGGACTGGATTTTTCCCGGAGTACGGAATGGACTCGGGGGAAAACCCGGACTGGATTTTTCCCGGAGTACGGAATGGATTCAGGGGAAAACCCGGACTGGATTTTTCCCGGAGTACGGAATGGACTCGGGAGAAAACCCGGACTGGATTTTTCCCGGAGTACGGAATGGATTCAGGGGAAAACACGGACTGGATTTTTCCCGGAGTACGGAATGGGGGCAATCCAGACTGGattttttcagagcagttaGTTATATTATAATTGGAATGAAAGGCAATTTTCTAGCTGagattataaaatattaaaggacAAAAAGGTAGAAAAACCTCCCAAATGCTGACCTCTGCCCCAATAAAAGGAAAGTGATAGAGATATCCTtacacagaaagaaagacaagatCATTCCTGAGAAAGCAGACAAGAGAGAAAGATGAGAGTGTGCAAACTGGCAAGGACTAGCACTGTAAGAAATGCTAGTATTAAATCTTGAGGagctgttaaagcaggtggggcagtgctcGTTATCTCCTACCATGACTCATCCTTGGTAACTCCCTCCAGGTGTTATCTCTGTTTAATGGGCAATCAAGGACCCACCACGTGACTCACAGAATTACGTCAAGCCATTGTtagatgctccacccagggggaggagccaagcattcccacctggatctAATCTGGGGTTTGGAACAAAGCACAAGCAGCCCTTAACTCCTGGATTCCCAGAGCTAGCACTGCACCTTCAGGTGAAGACCAAACtgtttctacaggatcactgcttcagcaggacttcatctggactgctaccaccaccctgcctaacagggtgtcaggctgcatcctgactctgtcagtgttcttgtgctattgtcttcatttcttttaattttcctattaaattataattctgacttgTGATCTTCTTCTGGTTTGCTTACAAACTAGTACATATTTAAATCACTTAGTCAATATAAATAGCTTTCTTTTCAGATCAGATAAAAGATATGGAAACTTAAAGATCTTTTTTAAGAGtcaaaagttattttgaaaatatcttgAGATACAATAAttgccaagggaaaaaaaaactccaaTGCATTGTTTGTTCCCTTTAACAAAATTCAAAACATAATCATCTGATAGTGCATATCTTCAAGGGTCAGATAAAAgtttcatatattttttatgAGGCTCTTCTTGTTCTTGTGTTGATAGCAATGGTACACGCCTGCTGTACAGTGAAATACAAAGTTAGTTAAATAGTGTATTTGTGCAATACACAGGTTTCTTCTACTCCCAGCCTCCCTAAGATGGCCTGCTTTATTTCTATTCTTCAAGAAGAGAGGAAGCAAAATCCTACATAAAAATAGATGAGGGGTTACAGTGATTCTTTGAAAAAGACCAACATTGTTaccacaaaaccacacaaactCAGGAGTCTTACCTTTTTCAATGCACTGTTCAAAACCCACAGGGTCTTTAGATGTGCTTCTTTCAATCCTTAAGGTCCGcactaaaatatatataaatttgaAATATCAACACAAGTTCTGATTCTTTATTGATAACTGTATTTATTCAATTACTTTACATCCACAAAGCACTTTCAAAGcactaatttatttcttctctaaGCTATGGAGATTGTGGACATGAAGGACAACTGCTTTGTGAAAATGAATCTTTATGTGAAGTTAAATGTTTATGAATCTGTTAAAAGTGGCTGCTTACAGACTATGAGACTACTGTGGGAGCTTTCATTaaggcacagacacacactttAATATAGCACGTATTACCTACTGTAAGACACAAAGTCTTACCCAAATAACACTGGATGGCGACTTTGCTGATTTTTACACATTTGGGAAAACCAATAATCAATTCCTGTGGGAACATGCCTGTTGTCGTCCAAAATGTTTTGGAACTTCTGTGGAGAGAACAGGACAAAACCCTCAACTGCAGCTTTCCATCTATAACCATCTTGAATTAAatttatcacagaaaaatatggacgggaaaggaagagaggaaagggaaaggagaggggtgGAAAAAGAcgatggggaagaagggaaggagagggaggagaaaggcggggggggaaggaagggggagaCATTTTTATTTGCGGTGCTTTCAGCAGTGCCCTGTACAACGATGGGGCCGCTCTCTGGATGTGTTTACAACTCGCCGAGCAGGCTCTGTACCCTGGCGGCACCACACGAACCCCGCAATGGCGGTGGGCCCCGAGCAGTTCCACTCTGCGGCGACTGGAGCGTGAGGGCGAAGGGCcggccccggcccagccccagcGGGCTCCGTGCGGGAGGAGCCGCGCCCgcgcccccgcccggcccctcACCCGTCCGCCACGCTCTCGGCAGGGTGCTCGGCATCGCTGGACGTGGCCAGGACGAGAGCGGCCCCCGCCGAGCTCCGGCACCAGTCGGCGGCTTTCATCGCGCACGGCGGAGCTGCCGCTACCGGGCAACGGCGGCGGCCCCCCCGCACGGCCGCTCCCGGTGCGGGAGGTGCGGGAACCCGGGGCCCTCCCCTGGCTGGGCGGGacccgccgctcccgccgtgccccgctccgccccgcccgctccgccccgccccccgcggccccgcccgccgcccgcgggcgctgcgggacgggcggcgggagcgcggagCCCCGGCCCGGCTGACGGCGCGGCCCCTCCCGGGGCAGGTAGGTGGGGGCCGGGAGGATGGGGGAACGAGCGGGGCTCTGGCCTCCCTGCCCGGGCGGGGCGAGGACCCTTCCCCCTGTGCCCCTTCCCCTTATTCCGCCTCCCCTTGTGCCCCTTCCCCTGGCGCCCCTCGGAGCTGTGCCCGCTCACGGCGCGCTCACCCCCGGGCACAGTCCGATCCCTTCACGGACCCTTCCCAGCGTGGCCCCCGACCCCGCTCCGGGCTGGACTCGATCCCTTTGCCCCCGCCTCCCCATCCCTTCGGTACCCCCGGCCCTCCTCGGGCAGGGCCCGATCTTCTCCCACCCCTCAGGACCCGGTCCCCAGCCCcgcagggcaggagctgagagGATCCCGTCCCTCTGCTGCCCCTCGCCATCgcagctctgagctctcctgcCCCCCGCCAGGACCCCGCTCACGAACCAGAGCCCCCCGGGACCGGCTGGGCAGGGGGCACCGGGAGatgcccaccctcccagggagggaggTTCCAGCAGTCTCCATTGCCCTGCTGCAGTCAGACATGtgccctcttcctcctcctcctgctcgtgcctgcagcagagccaggcctgGTTGTGGGGACACTTCCCACTCAACCCCAgctcttctcctgcttcccctgcctccATCCCGGGCGTGGGATCCATCCTGGGCCTCTCAGCCAGCCCGGGGTCCAGTTCCCACTCGGATGGGGTGTGTGGTTTGGTGGCAGGCAGCTCACACCCCTGCTCCACACAGCCTGGCCTCCTTGCACCACAGGGCTACGTGGCCATGCTCAGGGCTCTAAGGGGAGCTGCCAGCTTTGGGGTCTTCCCTGGGTCGTGTTTTCCTCTGCGGCTGTTCTTCACCTGTCTGTGATTTGTTTTTACAGAGCTGGTCGAGGGGAATGTCGTACTGTCTCCACTCAGAAAGCCATTTGGATACTGGGCCAATATACGTGCGTGAAAATGGGAAGCTGCACGTGGTAAATCCGGGTGCAGGCGGCGTACAGAATGTCACTCCCAAAACAAGACCTTTTAGTCTGTTTTCCAGAAGTTTTTCAGTGGAGCTTTGCATGAACAGGGAGGACGATAGGGCAAGGAGGCAGAGGACTGATCATTTCATCTTCACATACACTAAGGAGGGGAACCTCCGCTACTCAGCCAAGTCCCTCTTCAGCCTAGTGCTGGGTTACATTTCTGACAATGTTGATCACATTGACTCGTTGATTGGTTTCCCAGAGCAGATTGCTGAAAAGctcttttcagcagcagaagcaagaCAAAAGTTCACAGAGCCAGTGACGGGActgagagctctgcagaagTTCACTGAAGCCTATGGCAGTTTGGTGCTGTGCTCACTGTGCTTGCGGAACAGGTAAGTGTGTCCCCTAACAAATCTTGTCACCTGCCAGGGCTTTCTGCTAGCACACTTCAAGCTTCtcctaaattaaattaaataaaaatatattttgggttTATAACACCACCTAATTTTAATGGAATGCCCTGAGCCTTATCTGATTCTTGTGCTTGCTGCCTtttgtcccatccctttccTACAAGTGCAgctgcaggttttattttaagatacaAATCATAATACAGGTAACAGACTACATCTGTTTTAACCAACAGGGGATCTTACATGGAGGATTCAACCTGCAACTATTTTTTAACAATAATGATCAGCACTTCTGTGGAAATCCATGTGCTTAGTGCTTTCTCAGGCATTTCATGGGATGTTTCTGTAATTGctgtttaaaagctttttgaCACAGCTGACTGTACAGATAAAATACACCCTTGCAAATTATTTGGGTTTACTAAGTATAAGCTTGCTGTCCTGTCTCATTCTGGGGGCTCAGAAGAAGATACAGACTTGTGGGTAAGTTGCAGGTTTTGAAATCAGGCAGATTTTaccttaatttatttttgttgccaTCCCCATATTGAGTGTACTTTAACAAGGTCCTGATTACAGTCCAGCACTAGTTTTTCCATCTTCTCAGTGTCCACATCTTTCACTGAAAGAGTCTTGCCAAGTTTAAAACTGGTTTATGGTTTTAAAGCCTTGCTCCTACTGAAGTCTTTCCCAATAATAGAGCCCGTCTCTTCCATCTCTGCCCTTGAAAAAGGGATGGTTTATCCAGTTTAAAATCAAAGTACTGGCATATTCATCTGAAGTGCCAAGGGTGTTCTGAGCACAGTAGGAATGTTTGAGTAGAAGTCAATTATCCTTTGTTTTATCCTTTAAACCTACTCCCTTTTTATCTCTAGCACAGATAATTTTATGGCCTTAATTTAGAAATTAAGCTACTTCTGGCATTTTTTGCCATTACAGAAAGCTGAGTTAAGTATCAAGTCTTTGAAATCCAGGAAGTAAGGCATTAAGGCATCTTCTgatgaattttatttctaaaagagCCCACTCTCCTCTCCAGAACCCCCCTGAGCTAGTAATCTCTCTCAAGAACTGGCTTGTGCTCTGACTGACTGTATGTAGTGCTTTTTGCAGAGCCAAATTGCACAGCAAAGGGTTTTGGGGGGTGGTTTGATGGGGAAACTTACACTGGGAGGATATTAAGGTCCCCTTATTTGCATGGACTAAGAGGTGTTCCTGGAGGGATCAAATTAATAATCACCCCCAGTTTATGCAGTGACGATGCTGACCTCGGGGTGTGTCTTGCCATGGGGAATATGAGGTAAATTCAGGAGAGATCAGTGAATTTTGAGCTTGTCTTGCCACAGGGGCAGCATGAGGTGACTGCAGGGGAGGTATTGAGGGCTACGTGCTCATTACTGCATACTCATGCCTGCCATTCTTCAGTGGTTTGTTCCCATCTCTAAACCTCCTACTGAATAGCTCCAGCACAGATGTTTGCGTGGCTGCTGAGTGAATCAGACCAGGGAACCAGCACAGCTAAAAAATAACCCACTGAGGAAGTGCTGCCCGGGGTGTAGCCGCAGCTCTGGCCAGTCCTGGACTTTTACCACGATCATGTATTTTATTGacatatataaaatgtaaaattttgcCACTGACAAGCTATCCTGTCCTGTTTAAAATCCACATTTGAGGTGGATTTTAAACCTGGATGAATGCAGATTTGTCTATACCCTTCCTAGACACTGAGGAAGAGCAGTTGGTGAAGCTGACTTAGGATAAACTGGGATATTTTGcattattctgaaataataCAACAGTAATCTCTAAAGAAGCTCCTAATAGTAATATTTGCAAGTTGAAGTCTTGTTAGTCCAATTTTTTGCATCAAAGCAAAACCATGACAGTGATTTAAGGAGAAGGCTGGGAATTCAGACATGTTGTGTGCCAGCTGCACGTAAAGAGGTACTTAGTGCAGCTGGGTAATTTCTGTCAATTTTCACATAGATCCTGAGCAGAAACGAGTACATTGTGCTTATGACACTTGAGGATATAGACACCTTCTTATGTGCCTGAGCACTGATGGagttttttttgcctttgcagaTACCTGGTTATCTCTGAAAAGCTTGAAGAAATTAAGTCTTTCCGGGAGCTGACGTGTTTGGATCTCTCCTGCTGTAAACTTGGAGATGAACATGAGCTGCTGGAACACCTCACCAAAGAGGCCCTGTCTAGGTACCAATTTCTTGAGCTAAAAATGACACTTTCTTTCCTACCACTAAGCAGTTCAAAGAATCAGGCTGAGACTTTAAAGGGAAGTTTCAAAGGCTGCAGAGTGTAAGGTTGAAGATTTTGGTTGTTCATAAAACCTGTTCTGGAGGTAAACAAAGTACAGAATTTATTGTACACAAGGCACATACTGAATCATGAAAAGTACTAAAAATATGCAAGGTAATTTACTGTGTCATGTTTTTAAATCAACGTTTTACAATTTTCATTGGCTGGGTAAAAAATATATCTTAGGCATTTGCAACAGTTTTACACTTACGTTTCCTTTTTCAAGGGGGAACTTTATCAGCCAAGTTTTTAACAAAACTAGTGTTCTAGACGAAGATTTCTGCAAGCAGGAGGTTGAATATTTGGTTACTTAACATCTCAAACTGgtaaattttctatttttgtttggtAGTAAAGAATGACAAGTTGAGGATTTTGGAAACCATAAGTAGGATGACTGCTGATTGAGGATGTTATGTTGCTGTAAGATTTTGGTGCATTTTGCATCAAGGTTTTGTCTTGAAGTGCTCTGAAGAGAGCACTTTAGtgtgatattttttcctgagttttgtTAATCTATGTTATAATAcctcattattttcttaaaatcattGCTGTATCACTTATCAAATCTGTCCTCTCTCATTTTGCCAAgcatttttcttagttttgaGTGCATTTCAGTTTGGCAGCCTTGGTATAAAGAACTTCAGGGTATAAAGAAGCTTATTGTCTCTGTTGGCAAATGTTTGGCTCTAGGATCAGTTTGTCACTGGAGCTGTGGGAATAGCTGCTCAAGTAGTGCTTCTGTTGAGCTAGCAGGGAAATATAAAGATATTTGTTACTCCTGCTAACCCAGGCTCCTTTGTCACTGCTTTTTACAGTGAGCCTGTAGGGGTTGGCATAAGATGACCCTTCTGACACAGAGTTTTAGGACATTTTGCAAAACTGTCTGAAAAAATGACCATACACTACATGTTTGTGTCTCTTCCTGCCAGCGTGAAAAGGCTTCTCCTGAAGGACAACTCCCTGTCAGATGCTGGCCTGCGCAGGATGACAGCGCCCGTCCGTGTGCTGAAAAAGGGGCTTGAAAATCTGCTGGTGCTGGACTTGTCCTGTAAGTGCTTCATGTTTCATAACAGAAAGAACCTGTGTCCTTTCTGATAAAGAGTTTGTCCTCCTTAGTACTGAAGCAATACAATTAATTTGTTGATTGCTGTGAGCCAAGTGCTCAACCCCAGATTTCACCAGCAACCTGCCAGAAGGCACAGGGCAGACATGAAGTCTCAGGCATTTGCTACTTACATAAATAGTTTTGGGAGTTTGAGAATTGGCattgtaaatatttgtattttgataATTAGAGGGGAAAAGTCAGTCTTGTTCCAGTATTAGCTTTTGGAACAAATACTTCCTTGGTATTTTGATCATCTTTTTCCACATCATGCAGCTTAATTAACTTTACTTGGCCTCACAGGTAACCCTAAAATCACAGATGTGGGAATTGGATACCTTCTTTCTTTCAAGAAATTGAATTGTTTGGACATTTCTGGGACAGGTCTCAAggtaaaaataatgagaaaaagtTTATTGGACAAGTATAATAAAAGTTCTTGCCCTCTGACTGTggtatttccctttttcccaggaTGTCAATGCTGTCATTAAGCGGCTCCAAATGCAGATAGGCCTGGTTCATTCAAAAGTGCCTCTGAAAGAATTTGATCACAGTAACTGTAAAACAGAGGGATGGGCAGAACAGGTAAGGGGGGGTTAAATCTGCTTTACTCTCTAAAAATTTGCCTCATAGAGCACGAAATCGCTGAATAGGAAAGAACAAGGGATGGAGTTGTTTCAAATggtatttctgtaaattttttttttaactccttcaTCTGTTCTTTCAGACAGTTCTGCAGTGGGAACAGGCAGTTATGGAGTCCATGAAGCCCCAGCACAACTTGAgatccagagcagcagctcttcacTTCTGTATGTAACTGCATGGACACCACGGagttgatttattttcttttctatgggGAGTACTTCCATACTTTATGGGGTTTTAGTACAAATGGCATCTCAGCCGTGCAATTTTAGCCCTTTGTGTAACTGCATTACAATGtacttgaggtttttttatttgttagaCTGCTGGATAATTCAAgtacagcacagcagcctgctTAGGGCAACATAtaacaattgatttttttccttaaaaatctgagtccaaaatataaattatattttttcctctggacaTTTCCAAGTTGGCTTGGCCAAAACAATTTGCACCACAAAGTTATGCATTTTACAGGAGAATTCTGTTTTTCCCAAAATctaaacttgatttttttttttttttttgcttgtagaTGGCAAGACACACAGAATAGAGGAAGTAGTCAAATGCACACTGGTGGAGCCAGAAACTAAAGCATCTGGAAACTTGCAGTTTTATAAGGATAAAGTTCAAAATTGCCATTTACCTTTGAAAAAGGAGGTTGCAGGCAGCCACGAAttaaagaacaataaaaaaagagctTTGGCTGaacaagagagagaaaggacTTCCAAACAGAAGCATCTGTGCCTCACTGTAGAGGACTGGGATTTGTTAAATACCTACTGAGTCAGAAAGAAGTGGGTCTTTTGTTTGTTATTCTCTTGCTGATGAGAGGATTTGGACATATTGAGAGGGAGTGACAAAGGAGACAAGTGCTGTTAAATCTGGTTGCTGTGCCATGCCTGTGGGGTAAcctgtgctgggggagggaTAGAGACAAGAAGGTTGGTACTACTACTGTATATTTTCAAtacataataattttttcaaataaagtttTTGTTGTCATCCTTAACTTACTCTTCTGATGAAGGTATTTTTCACCAGAACAGCTGGACCtatccctgctctcctgcttctcAAGGGGCAGGACACGAATCACTGCAGCTCATCTGACATGAAGCTGCACTGGGCTTGTCAAGTGCCACAGGATGTTTACAGTGCTGCTAGAACAGAAACCTCAGCCTGAAAGCAGCAGGCTGTGCTGAtggggctgtggcagagggAGGAAGCACAAAGGATAAGCACAGGCCTCTGGGGAGGGAGGCACGAGGCTGTAACACCTCACCACAGTCATTGCAGAAGCCCAAAGTGGAACACAAGTCccctttctttctcattttagcCCAGGACATGAGAGCTGGAATGAGGTTACTGTAGAG
This genomic window contains:
- the LRRC42 gene encoding leucine-rich repeat-containing protein 42; this translates as MSYCLHSESHLDTGPIYVRENGKLHVVNPGAGGVQNVTPKTRPFSLFSRSFSVELCMNREDDRARRQRTDHFIFTYTKEGNLRYSAKSLFSLVLGYISDNVDHIDSLIGFPEQIAEKLFSAAEARQKFTEPVTGLRALQKFTEAYGSLVLCSLCLRNRYLVISEKLEEIKSFRELTCLDLSCCKLGDEHELLEHLTKEALSSVKRLLLKDNSLSDAGLRRMTAPVRVLKKGLENLLVLDLSCNPKITDVGIGYLLSFKKLNCLDISGTGLKDVNAVIKRLQMQIGLVHSKVPLKEFDHSNCKTEGWAEQTVLQWEQAVMESMKPQHNLRSRAAALHFYGKTHRIEEVVKCTLVEPETKASGNLQFYKDKVQNCHLPLKKEVAGSHELKNNKKRALAEQERERTSKQKHLCLTVEDWDLLNTY
- the HSPB11 gene encoding intraflagellar transport protein 25 homolog, whose amino-acid sequence is MKAADWCRSSAGAALVLATSSDAEHPAESVADGSSKTFWTTTGMFPQELIIGFPKCVKISKVAIQCYLVRTLRIERSTSKDPVGFEQCIEKDLQHTEGQLQMEEFPLPEFQATYLRFVIKSAFDHFVSVHRVMAEGTAENT